In Esox lucius isolate fEsoLuc1 chromosome 6, fEsoLuc1.pri, whole genome shotgun sequence, the following proteins share a genomic window:
- the LOC105023255 gene encoding LOW QUALITY PROTEIN: lathosterol oxidase (The sequence of the model RefSeq protein was modified relative to this genomic sequence to represent the inferred CDS: deleted 1 base in 1 codon) — translation MDLVLNVADRYFFTPYVYPSSWPEGRPLRQIISLLAVTNLGIVVLYLCLGWLSYQFIFDRNLMKHPLFLKNQVWREIKLSMTSLPIISIPTVAIFFLEVRGYSQLYDNIEESLTGWSFMLFSMISFVLFTDGCIYWIHRFILHHRLIYKHFHKLHHVFKIPTPFASHAFHPLDGFMSSLPYHIYPFLFPLDKVLYLALYIFVNIWTLSIHDGNYCVPGPLQAVVNGAAHHTDHHLFFTVNYGQYFTLWDRISGSYRTPSVLEGKGPGLIAEGKMNGHPTGNGTKSKEE, via the exons ATGGATCTGGTGCTGAATGTAGCCGACCGCTATTTCTTCACTCCCTACGTGTACCCGTCGTCATGGCCCGAAGGCAGACCCCTTCGCCAGATCATCAGCTTGTTGGCAGTCACCAACCTGGGAATCGTGGTCCTTTACCTGTGCCTGGGCTGGCTGAGCTACCAGTTTATCTTTGACCGCAACCTCATGAAACATCCACTGTTTCTAAAG AACCAGGTGTGGCGGGAGATCAAACTGTCCATGACTTCACTACCCATAATCAGTATCCCCACTGTGGCAATATTTTTCCTTGAGGTCAGAGGTTACAGCCAGCTCTACGACAACATCGAAGAATCTCTCACGG gCTGGTCGTTCATGCTTTTCAGCatgatttcatttgttttatttacggACGGCTGTATTTATTGGATTCATCGG TTCATTCTTCATCACAGATTAATTTATAAG CACTTCCACAAGCTACACCATGTGTTTAAGATCCCTACACCATTTGCCAGCCATGCCTTTCACCCACTGGATGGCTTCATGAGTAGCCTGCCCTACCACATCTACCCCTTCCTCTTCCCACTGGACAAGGTGCTCTACTTGGCCCTGTACATCTTTGTCAACATCTGGACCTTGTCCATCCACGATGGCAACTACTGTGTGCCCGGCCCCCTTCAGGCAGTGGTCAATGGGGCGGCCCACCACACAGACCACCACCTGTTCTTCACTGTAAACTACGGCCAGTACTTCACTCTATGGGACCGCATCAGTGGGTCTTATCGCACTCCCTCAGTACTTGAAGGGAAGGGCCCTGGACTAATAGCTGAGGGAAAGATGAATGGGCATCCTACTGGAAATGGTACAAAGAGCAAGGAGGAGTAG